From one Ammospiza nelsoni isolate bAmmNel1 chromosome 14, bAmmNel1.pri, whole genome shotgun sequence genomic stretch:
- the SKOR1 gene encoding SKI family transcriptional corepressor 1 — MEAIASQMGNGRDASSSPNSKQELQPYQGSNTLKPNQVGETSLYGVPIVSLVIDGQERLCLAQISNTLLKNYSYNEIHNRRVALGITCVQCTPVQLEILRRAGAMPISSRRCGMITKREAERLCKSFLGEHKPPKLPENFAFDVVHECAWGSRGSFIPARYNSSRAKCIKCSYCSMYFSPNKFIFHSHRTPDSKYTQPDAANFNSWRRHLKLSDKTATEELSHAWEDVKAMFNGGTRKRTFSLQGAAAGGPGAGSPAAKAALHPPPPAGPELAPAHKSLRCSGQEAAGERGALGLAAAAAHGGAAGAHGGASAVRSYPVIPVPSKGFGMLQKLPPPLFPHPYGFPAAAFGLCPKKQEEALGGAGGGEAGKGGALPPGMFWGPPHPHPQQPAQPPHQPGAAKDAGVYPSFPVFWPAAGSLPVPPYPAQSPAKAAATAVVVAAAAAAAAAAAEPAGLAGRHGELEGSEPSGSGRSSATPQEGAGAEGERCPSALSRAAGEEERSGDEALLAPLPLPRKGSYLSAFRPVVKDAESIAKLYGTREAFGGAGPRGPGYLSPDFLSEGSSSYRSLSPGGDTAEEPEVDVESNRFPEDEEEEGAAVPAVGPAEGREPPPPRLLAGPEEPPPPAGAEGPEEKAGEAGAQEGGPGPDGSPERSGSSGAYEVFAAERGELLQPLKPAASLGAPAAFLCAPEAKEQDKEDNHSAAEDLESRKSYQDQRNVSHASPVNTDRGEEGLAMDVTGTQLVEKDIENLARDELQKLVLEQMELRKKLERDFQSLKDNFQDQMKRELAYREEMVQQLQIVRDTLCNELDQERKARYAIQQKLKEAHDALHHFSCKMLTPRHCSGNCSFKPPLLPQ; from the exons ATGGAGGCGATCGCCAGTCAGATGGGAAATGGGAGAGATGCAAGCTCCTCCCCAAATTCaaagcaagagctgcagccGTACCAGGGCTCCAATACCCTCAAGCCCAACCAAGTGGGTGAGACCTCCCTGTACGGCGTGCCCATCGTGTCCCTGGTCATCGACGGGCAGGAGCGGCTGTGCCTGGCGCAGATCTCCAACACGCTGCTCAAGAACTATAGCTACAATGAGATCCACAACCGGCGCGTGGCCCTGGGCATCACCTGCGTGCAGTGCACGCCGGTGCAGCTGGAGATcctgcggcgggccggggccATGCCCATCTCCTCCCGCCGCTGCGGCATGATCACCAAGCGGGAGGCGGAGCGGCTCTGCAAGTCCTTCCTGGGCGAGCACAAGCCGCCCAAGCTGCCCGAGAACTTCGCCTTCGACGTGGTGCACGAGTGCGCCTGGGGCTCCCGGGGCAGCTTCATCCCGGCGCGCTACAACAGCTCCCGCGCCAAGTGCATCAAGTGCAGCTACTGCAGCATGTACTTCTCGCCCAACAAGTTCATCTTCCACTCCCACCGCACCCCGGACTCCAAGTACACCCAGCCCGACGCCGCCAACTTCAACTCCTGGCGCCGCCACCTCAAGCTCAGCGACAAGACGGCCACGGAGGAGCTGTCGCACGCCTGGGAGGATGTCAAGGCCATGTTCAACGGCGGCACCCGCAAGCGGACCTTCTCCCTGCAAGGGGCGGCCGCcggcgggcccggggccggCTCCCCCGCCGCCAAGGCCGCCCTGcacccgccgccgcccgccggccCCGAGCTGGCCCCGGCGCACAAGAGCCTCCGGTGCAGCGGGCAGGAGGCGGCGGGCGAGCGCGGCGCGCTGgggctggcggcggcggcggcgcacggcggggccgcgggcgcGCACGGCGGGGCGAGCGCGGTGCGCAGCTACCCGGTGATCCCGGTGCCCAGCAAGGGCTTCGGGATGCTGCAGAAGCTGCCGCCGCCGCTCTTCCCGCACCCCTACGGCTTCCCCGCCGCCGCGTTCGGACTGTGCCCCAAGAAGCAGGAGGAGGCGCTgggcggcgcggggggcggcgAGGCGGGCAAGGGCGGCGCGCTGCCCCCCGGCATGTTCTGGGGACCCCCGCACCCCCACCCGCAGCAGCCGGCCCAGCCGCCGCACCAGCCCGGCGCCGCCAAGGACGCCGGCGTGTACCCCTCGTTCCCCGTGTTCTGGCCGGCCGCCGGCAGCCTGCCCGTGCCGCCCTACCCCGCGCAGAGCCCGGCCAAGGCGGCCGCCACGGCCGTGGtggtggcggcggcggcagcggcggcggcggcggcggccgagccggcggggctggcggggcggCACGGGGAGCTGGAGGGCTCGGAGCCCTCGGGCAGCGGCCGGAGCAGCGCCACCCCGCAGGAGGGCGCGGGCGCCGAGGGCGAGCGCTGCCCCAGCGCCCTGTCGCGGGCGGCGGGCGAGGAGGAGCGCTCCGGGGACGAGGCGCTGCTGgcgccgctgccgctgcccaGGAAGGGCAGCTACCTGTCCGCCTTCCGCCCGGTGGTGAAGGACGCCGAGAGCATCGCCAAGCTCTACGGCACCCGCGAGGCGTTCGGCGGCGCggggccccgcggccccggTTACCTCTCGCCGGACTTCCTCAGCGAGGGCAGCTCCAGCTACCGCTCGCTGTCCCCCGGCGGCGACACGGCCGAGGAGCCCGAGGTGGACGTGGAGTCCAACCGCTTCCcggaggacgaggaggaggaaggcGCCGCCGTGCCCGCCGTGGGCCCCGCCGAGGgccgggagccgccgccgccgcggctgCTGGCCGGGCCcgaggagccgccgccgcccgccggggcCGAGGGGCCCGAGGAGAAGGCGGGCGAGGCGGGCGCGCAGGAGGGCGGCCCGGGCCCCGACGGCAGCCCCGAGcgcagcggcagcagcggcgccTACGAG GTGTTCGCGGCCGAGAGGGGGGAGCTCCTACAGCCGCTGAAGCCCGCAGCGTCCCTGGGAGCCCCCGCCGCCTTCCTGTGCGCCCCCGAGGCCAAGG AGCAAGATAAAGAAGACAATCACTCCGCGGCGGAGGATTTGGAGAGCAGAAAATCCTATCAGGACCAAAGGAATGTCTCTCATGCCAGCCCTGTAAATACCGACAGAG GCGAGGAGGGGCTCGCCATGGATGTCACCGGGACGCAGCTGGTGGAGAAGGACATCGAGAACCTGGCCCGAG atgAGTTACAAAAACTGGTCCTGGAGCAAATGGAGCTGAGgaaaaagctggagagggacttccAGAGCCTGAAAG ATAACTTCCAGGACCAGATGAAGCGGGAGCTGGCGTACCGGGAGGAGAtggtgcagcagctgcagatcGTGCGAG ACACGCTGTGCAACGAGCTGGACCAGGAGCGGAAAGCGCGCTACGCCATCCAGCAGAAGTTGAAAG AGGCTCACGACGCGCTGCACCACTTCTCCTGCAAGATGCTGACCCCGCGGCACTGCAGCGGGAACTGCTCCTTCAAGCCGCCGCTGCTGCCCCAGTGA